One Tunturibacter gelidoferens genomic region harbors:
- a CDS encoding GNAT family N-acetyltransferase has translation MNNTALEFKIREFEPGDEIAFRLLNEEWITREFVLEPKDVYSLSDPQTTILDHGGRIFFAIQNGETVGCCALVAMKPGEFEVAKMAVTQACQGTGIGRRLLQSVVEEAKASGATRLYLETNHKLTPAIHLYEAVGFKRLPPERVVPSPYARADVSMELSFPTP, from the coding sequence ATGAACAACACAGCTCTGGAATTTAAGATCCGAGAATTTGAACCAGGAGACGAGATCGCCTTCCGCCTCCTCAACGAAGAGTGGATCACCCGCGAGTTCGTCCTCGAGCCGAAGGACGTGTACTCCCTCTCCGACCCTCAGACAACCATCCTTGACCATGGCGGCCGCATCTTCTTCGCCATTCAGAACGGTGAAACCGTTGGCTGCTGCGCTCTAGTCGCAATGAAACCCGGCGAGTTTGAAGTGGCCAAGATGGCAGTAACCCAAGCGTGCCAGGGAACCGGAATCGGACGCCGACTGCTCCAGAGCGTTGTCGAGGAAGCGAAGGCCTCAGGTGCAACTCGCCTCTATCTCGAAACCAACCACAAGCTGACCCCTGCCATTCACCTCTACGAAGCAGTCGGCTTCAAACGACTGCCACCGGAGCGCGTCGTGCCCTCTCCCTATGCCCGAGCCGACGTCTCGATGGAGCTATCGTTTCCCACTCCCTGA
- a CDS encoding metal-dependent transcriptional regulator translates to MSQEITVSKEDYLKAIIEAESEGHTVIAALLAQWLEVSAPAVTKAVKRLREDGYIEAGREGALKLTTKGREAAHRTALRHHLVERMLSEMFGMEWHQIHTEAERLEHAISPAFEAKLIEKLGEAGDCPHGNKVLPETPAQIKRRGLVALSEATENTDYVVASLYERDSGLLEFLHELGIGPKVAVRVQRRNYDNTMQIKTPNGSVTLGQSAAIRVWVRPNPASRETDEPRRRKKT, encoded by the coding sequence ATGTCGCAGGAAATCACAGTCTCGAAGGAAGATTACCTCAAGGCGATCATTGAAGCCGAAAGCGAGGGCCACACTGTCATTGCAGCCTTGCTGGCCCAGTGGCTGGAGGTCTCCGCTCCCGCCGTGACCAAGGCCGTAAAGCGCCTGCGCGAGGACGGCTACATCGAGGCTGGCCGCGAAGGGGCCCTCAAACTCACCACTAAAGGACGAGAGGCCGCCCACCGCACCGCTCTCCGTCATCATCTCGTCGAACGCATGCTTTCCGAGATGTTCGGCATGGAGTGGCATCAGATCCACACCGAGGCCGAGCGCCTCGAACACGCCATCTCCCCCGCATTCGAAGCCAAGCTCATCGAAAAACTCGGCGAAGCCGGCGACTGCCCCCACGGCAACAAGGTTCTCCCAGAGACCCCCGCGCAGATCAAACGCCGAGGCCTCGTCGCTCTCTCCGAAGCAACCGAGAACACCGACTACGTCGTCGCAAGTCTCTACGAACGAGACTCCGGCCTGCTCGAGTTTCTTCACGAGCTCGGAATAGGACCCAAGGTCGCCGTCCGCGTCCAGAGACGCAACTACGACAACACCATGCAGATCAAAACCCCCAACGGCTCCGTGACCCTCGGCCAATCCGCCGCCATCAGGGTCTGGGTACGGCCCAATCCGGCATCCAGAGAAACAGATGAACCAAGGCGACGTAAAAAAACATAA
- a CDS encoding N-acetylmuramoyl-L-alanine amidase — protein MGLGKIIRSSWCGASCAVVLGCAMVQVLPAKAVRQRHVELTPWEQAERGRQALEAMPEGTRTRADYARAMDGFRTVYHEAPGDMHAPDSVNAVAELLAEQGRGLHDAKSLKAAVGQYEFLRTQYPGSSLRVGALLAEGQIYENDLHDAAAARERYSLLVKEYPRSEMAEEARAGLASLDQGGRKDPGAMGAVGAAPVGSSVSSNAATAAKEAGAGGMLAAASASDGRDARVSGVSSAGQATVAERQGAAPADEADGTAPGSTSGSASGSDAGAQSVAPMHIAKTVRRGHMAQVTGIRHWSTPNYTRVAIDLGDDVTYEAARVPNPDRIYFDLHGTRLAQELVGKSFAVTDDGFLKKIRAAQFSNDMTRVVLDVNDVTEYSAFLLPNPYRLIIDIHGGSKAEPGAPVVSVPMQRAAAPAPSVPNTTAVKSGSSFDVAAVSAQPGRVEATTQPTSQPISAVVSDRSQSDKAQGSGLRVQGGDGASGTGSSIGVATSSADVAVPVPSTRKLRHGKGAKDADAVPARAAVPTADGETSMVRALGLKVGRIVIDAGHGGHDSGTLGVDGIEEKDVVLDVALRLGRLLHERLGSEIIYTRSDDTFIPLETRTAIANKAQADLFLSIHANSSSDASARGVETYYLNFTSSPDALETAARENAVSDQSIHQLSDLVKKIALKDKIAESREFAGDVEQSLYGGLQKGNAGLKDRGVKKAPFVVLIGANMPSILAEISFVTNAKDARQLQQPEYRERVAESLYKGVAKYAGGLSGAKAPTERASGN, from the coding sequence ATGGGCCTGGGGAAGATAATTCGTAGTTCTTGGTGTGGCGCGAGTTGCGCGGTGGTGCTGGGCTGCGCGATGGTGCAGGTTCTGCCTGCGAAGGCGGTTCGGCAGCGGCATGTGGAGTTGACTCCGTGGGAACAGGCCGAGCGGGGACGGCAGGCGCTGGAGGCAATGCCGGAGGGGACGCGGACGCGAGCCGATTACGCGCGGGCGATGGATGGGTTTCGTACGGTGTACCACGAGGCTCCGGGGGATATGCATGCTCCCGACAGCGTGAATGCGGTGGCGGAGTTGCTGGCGGAGCAGGGGCGCGGACTGCATGATGCGAAGAGTCTGAAGGCTGCGGTGGGGCAGTATGAGTTTTTGCGGACGCAGTATCCGGGGAGCTCGCTGCGTGTGGGGGCGCTTCTGGCGGAGGGGCAGATCTATGAGAATGATCTGCATGATGCGGCGGCGGCGCGGGAGAGATATTCGCTGCTGGTGAAGGAGTATCCGCGGAGTGAGATGGCGGAGGAGGCTCGGGCTGGACTGGCTTCGCTGGATCAGGGTGGGCGTAAGGATCCAGGTGCGATGGGAGCGGTTGGGGCGGCTCCGGTTGGGTCTTCTGTTTCTTCGAATGCGGCTACGGCTGCGAAGGAGGCTGGAGCTGGTGGGATGTTGGCAGCGGCGAGTGCATCTGATGGGCGCGACGCTCGCGTGTCGGGTGTGAGTTCGGCGGGTCAGGCGACAGTTGCGGAGAGGCAGGGGGCTGCGCCGGCGGATGAGGCGGACGGTACAGCTCCGGGCTCGACTTCGGGCTCGGCTTCGGGTTCAGATGCGGGAGCGCAAAGTGTGGCGCCGATGCATATAGCGAAGACTGTGCGGCGTGGGCATATGGCGCAGGTGACGGGAATTCGCCACTGGTCGACGCCGAACTACACGCGGGTGGCGATCGACCTGGGCGACGATGTGACGTATGAGGCGGCGCGGGTTCCGAATCCAGATCGCATCTATTTTGATTTGCATGGGACCCGGCTGGCGCAGGAGCTGGTGGGCAAGAGCTTCGCTGTGACGGATGACGGTTTTTTGAAGAAGATTCGGGCGGCGCAGTTTTCGAATGACATGACTCGAGTGGTGCTGGATGTTAATGATGTGACGGAGTACTCGGCGTTTCTGCTGCCGAATCCTTATCGCTTAATTATTGATATCCATGGTGGTAGTAAGGCGGAGCCGGGCGCTCCGGTGGTGAGTGTGCCGATGCAGAGAGCGGCGGCTCCTGCGCCGTCGGTTCCGAATACGACGGCGGTGAAGTCTGGGAGTTCGTTTGATGTGGCTGCGGTGAGTGCGCAGCCGGGAAGGGTGGAGGCGACGACGCAGCCAACCTCGCAGCCGATCTCGGCGGTGGTGTCGGACAGGAGTCAGTCAGATAAGGCTCAGGGCTCAGGGCTCAGGGTTCAGGGGGGCGATGGTGCATCGGGGACAGGTAGCTCTATTGGAGTAGCGACAAGCTCTGCGGACGTTGCGGTGCCTGTACCGAGCACGAGGAAGCTGCGACACGGCAAAGGTGCGAAGGATGCCGATGCGGTTCCGGCGCGGGCGGCAGTGCCTACGGCGGATGGCGAGACCTCGATGGTGCGGGCGCTGGGGTTGAAGGTTGGACGGATCGTGATCGACGCGGGGCATGGGGGGCATGACTCGGGGACGCTGGGCGTGGATGGGATTGAGGAGAAGGACGTGGTGCTGGACGTAGCGCTGCGGCTGGGGAGGCTCCTGCATGAGCGCCTGGGGTCGGAGATTATTTATACGCGGTCGGACGATACGTTTATTCCGCTGGAGACCCGGACGGCGATTGCGAATAAGGCACAGGCTGATCTGTTTCTTTCGATCCATGCGAACTCTTCATCGGATGCGAGTGCGCGCGGAGTGGAGACTTACTACCTGAACTTCACGTCGTCGCCGGATGCGCTGGAGACGGCGGCGCGTGAGAACGCTGTGTCGGACCAGTCGATTCATCAGCTGAGCGATCTGGTGAAGAAGATTGCGCTGAAGGATAAGATCGCCGAGTCGCGAGAGTTTGCAGGGGATGTGGAACAGAGTCTGTATGGTGGGTTGCAGAAGGGGAATGCAGGACTGAAAGATCGCGGTGTGAAGAAGGCTCCGTTTGTGGTGCTGATCGGGGCGAATATGCCTTCGATCCTGGCGGAGATCTCGTTTGTGACGAATGCGAAGGATGCTCGGCAGCTGCAGCAGCCGGAGTATCGGGAGCGGGTGGCGGAGAGTCTCTATAAAGGTGTGGCGAAGTATGCCGGTGGGTTGAGCGGGGCGAAGGCGCCGACGGAGCGGGCCAGCGGGAATTAA
- a CDS encoding HpcH/HpaI aldolase/citrate lyase family protein, producing the protein MMRSKLFVPAIRPELFEKATKSGADAVCFDLEDSVAPARKVEARDHLQSYLRERQSIDQPLLLVRTNPVASADFEQDVDCAVWKSISAIVLPKVESAEDVCASADIIAKFERSRSLPTPLGILPTIESPRGLRFAAEIALSSPRVLGLQIGFADLLEPLGVAQSNVAARNQIRLTLRLAAAEAHLDCYDSAYANFKDMSGYEDELRASRSLGFVGASCIHPSQIPIVNRVFVATSEELVSAARILEAAEQAAQKGVAVTSIDGAMIDAPFIRRARKLLGKKDY; encoded by the coding sequence ATGATGCGCAGCAAACTTTTTGTACCTGCGATCCGTCCGGAGCTCTTTGAAAAGGCGACTAAGTCCGGCGCAGACGCTGTGTGTTTCGATCTTGAAGACTCCGTTGCGCCAGCACGGAAGGTTGAAGCCAGAGACCATCTGCAATCCTACTTGCGCGAACGCCAGTCCATCGATCAACCGCTGCTTCTGGTTCGCACCAACCCCGTCGCCTCTGCAGACTTTGAGCAAGATGTAGACTGCGCAGTCTGGAAGTCGATCTCTGCAATCGTTTTACCCAAAGTGGAGTCGGCGGAAGATGTCTGCGCGTCAGCAGATATAATCGCCAAATTTGAGCGGTCGCGAAGCCTGCCTACCCCTTTAGGCATCCTTCCCACGATCGAATCGCCGCGTGGTTTACGTTTTGCTGCGGAGATCGCGCTCAGTTCCCCACGAGTGCTCGGCTTGCAGATCGGCTTTGCAGACTTACTGGAGCCGCTGGGTGTGGCACAGAGTAATGTCGCTGCTAGGAACCAGATTCGGCTTACCCTTCGCCTGGCAGCAGCCGAAGCTCACCTCGATTGTTATGATTCGGCTTACGCTAATTTCAAAGATATGTCTGGTTATGAAGATGAATTGAGAGCTTCTCGTTCACTCGGTTTCGTAGGTGCCAGCTGCATTCATCCTTCACAGATCCCCATTGTTAACCGGGTATTTGTCGCAACGTCAGAGGAACTCGTCTCCGCTGCGCGAATCCTGGAGGCTGCGGAACAGGCGGCGCAAAAAGGGGTGGCTGTTACCAGCATTGATGGAGCGATGATTGATGCTCCATTTATCCGCCGTGCCCGCAAGCTTCTTGGGAAGAAAGACTATTGA
- a CDS encoding Nramp family divalent metal transporter: MPTLQELNRELRPSLPEAFSSVRLTQSPGFWRRLFGFLGPGFLISVGYMDPGNWATDLAGGSKYGYTLLFVIMLSNLMAILLQSLALKLGIATERDLAQSCRETYSRPTNILLWLFAEIAIGACDLAEVIGSAIALQLLFHIPLMLGVLITGTDVLLILLLQNRGFRYLEALVITLIGTIAALFGVEVLLSHPDWLPIARNLVIPSKAIITDPEMLYIAISILGATVMPHNLYLHSSIVQTRNYPRTEQGKREAIRFANIDSATALMLALFVNAAILILAAAVFHRAGHYEVAEINDAYKLLTPMLGFAGASTMFALALLASGQNSTITGTLAGQIVMEGFLHIRLAPWLRRLITRSLAIIPTIIVTYFYGERGTSKLLLLSQVILSMQLSFAVFPLVAFTSNPAKMGPFVNHARTRLLSYAVAFLIAGLNLWLLIQIFRDH; this comes from the coding sequence ATGCCAACCCTCCAGGAACTCAATCGCGAACTGCGCCCGTCCCTGCCGGAGGCATTCTCTTCGGTACGCCTCACGCAGTCTCCCGGCTTCTGGCGACGCCTCTTCGGCTTTCTCGGCCCCGGCTTCCTGATCTCCGTCGGCTACATGGACCCTGGAAACTGGGCAACCGACCTCGCCGGCGGGTCCAAATACGGATACACCCTCCTCTTCGTCATCATGCTCTCCAACCTGATGGCGATCCTCCTCCAAAGCCTCGCTCTCAAGCTCGGCATCGCCACCGAACGCGACCTAGCCCAGTCCTGCCGCGAAACCTACAGCCGCCCCACCAACATCCTTCTCTGGCTCTTCGCCGAGATCGCCATCGGCGCCTGCGACCTCGCCGAAGTCATCGGCTCCGCCATCGCCCTCCAACTCCTCTTCCACATTCCCCTTATGCTCGGCGTCCTCATCACCGGCACCGACGTCCTGCTCATCCTGCTCCTCCAAAACCGCGGCTTCCGCTATCTCGAAGCCCTCGTCATCACCCTCATCGGCACCATCGCCGCTCTCTTCGGCGTCGAAGTCCTGCTCTCGCACCCCGACTGGCTCCCCATCGCCCGCAACCTCGTCATCCCCTCCAAGGCCATCATTACCGACCCTGAGATGCTCTACATCGCCATCAGCATCCTCGGCGCCACCGTCATGCCGCACAACCTCTATCTCCACTCCTCCATCGTCCAGACGCGAAACTACCCGCGCACCGAGCAGGGCAAACGCGAAGCCATCCGCTTCGCCAACATCGACTCCGCAACCGCCCTCATGCTCGCCCTCTTCGTCAACGCCGCAATCCTCATCCTCGCCGCAGCCGTCTTTCATCGCGCAGGCCACTACGAGGTCGCCGAGATCAACGACGCCTACAAGCTCCTCACCCCCATGCTGGGCTTCGCCGGAGCCAGCACCATGTTCGCCCTCGCCCTGCTCGCCTCCGGTCAAAACTCCACCATCACCGGAACCCTAGCCGGCCAGATCGTCATGGAGGGCTTCCTCCACATTCGCCTCGCCCCCTGGCTGCGCCGGCTCATCACCCGCTCTCTCGCCATCATCCCCACCATCATCGTCACCTACTTCTACGGCGAGCGCGGCACTTCTAAACTGCTACTCCTAAGCCAGGTCATCCTAAGCATGCAGTTGAGCTTTGCCGTCTTCCCTCTGGTAGCCTTCACCAGCAACCCGGCGAAGATGGGCCCCTTCGTCAATCACGCGCGAACCAGGCTCCTAAGCTACGCCGTAGCCTTCCTCATCGCCGGATTAAACCTCTGGCTCCTGATACAAATCTTCCGCGACCACTAG
- a CDS encoding DUF6599 family protein: MGFLSRMRVVSTAVLGLVVMGASVISLEGQTPKVVLAEPPTPLLPESLRGGADHDAGTGAPSWSGVDGPVLVEDGIRRYERGGPQSPGANGTVTVYQFEDATGAAAAYDYLHKSAPYVVRSGVSVVVANLKGSPASAEALLRTVEVGLPKVGGPKGMSPLLPTYLPAKGLDKGSERYAVGPVGYKAMGGALPPEIIGFDKAAEVVTAKYEGKGTLTMLLYPTPQIAGDHGRQIEAEMNQEGSAAGTVKLRREGPLVLMTTGAWNAAEAQRLVEGIHLRSEVTWNKAMPPEFHAEIRKTVSLLTSILVFCGLGALAAVILALFLGGGRAAIRVLQGKPAATEPEFLRIDLSGTAARIQTKGSGVEHGG, encoded by the coding sequence ATGGGTTTTCTTTCTCGGATGCGGGTTGTGTCGACGGCCGTGCTGGGGCTGGTGGTGATGGGTGCCTCTGTGATTTCGCTGGAGGGACAGACGCCGAAGGTGGTGTTGGCGGAGCCGCCGACGCCGCTGTTGCCGGAGTCGCTGCGGGGAGGGGCTGACCATGACGCGGGTACTGGTGCTCCATCGTGGAGCGGAGTCGATGGGCCGGTGCTGGTGGAAGATGGGATTCGGCGATATGAGCGGGGAGGGCCGCAGAGTCCTGGCGCAAACGGCACGGTGACGGTTTACCAGTTTGAAGATGCTACGGGGGCAGCCGCTGCGTATGACTATCTGCATAAGAGCGCGCCCTATGTGGTGCGGAGTGGGGTGTCCGTGGTGGTCGCTAATCTGAAGGGCAGTCCGGCTTCGGCTGAGGCGCTGCTACGGACGGTGGAGGTGGGGCTGCCGAAGGTAGGGGGGCCGAAGGGAATGTCTCCGCTGCTGCCGACTTATCTGCCGGCGAAGGGTCTTGACAAGGGCTCGGAGCGGTATGCGGTGGGACCGGTAGGGTATAAGGCGATGGGCGGGGCGCTGCCGCCGGAGATTATTGGCTTTGATAAGGCTGCCGAGGTGGTGACGGCGAAGTACGAGGGGAAGGGTACGCTGACGATGCTGCTCTACCCGACACCTCAGATTGCGGGCGACCACGGGCGGCAGATCGAGGCGGAGATGAACCAGGAGGGTTCGGCTGCAGGGACCGTGAAGCTGAGGCGTGAGGGGCCGCTGGTGCTGATGACGACGGGCGCCTGGAACGCGGCCGAGGCGCAGAGGCTTGTGGAGGGGATCCATCTGCGGAGCGAGGTGACGTGGAACAAGGCGATGCCTCCGGAGTTTCATGCGGAGATCAGGAAGACAGTGAGCCTGCTGACCAGTATTCTGGTGTTCTGTGGATTAGGGGCTTTGGCGGCTGTGATTCTGGCGCTGTTTCTGGGTGGCGGACGGGCGGCGATCAGGGTACTTCAGGGTAAGCCGGCAGCTACTGAGCCAGAGTTTCTCCGGATCGATTTGAGCGGAACTGCGGCTCGGATTCAGACGAAGGGGTCTGGGGTCGAGCACGGAGGCTGA
- a CDS encoding LysR substrate-binding domain-containing protein yields MSDQIELRHLRYFLVVAETLHFSKAARRLGMAQPPLSQQIKRLEQMLGHALFERTTRGVKLTAAGQLLARRARSTMEKVDEDLAQVRRLGRGEEGTLTVGFSGSVMFTELPAAIQSFRRRYPKVELRLRELVTSAQIVALLNGQIDLAFLRDGDPTEGIRITTLSKEKYVAVLPEGHPLTRRSTLSVKALEGEPFIMFARRMGPLAYDRTIACCERSGFRPNIVQDAPQWLTLVRLVAAGLGVSLAPACVARVAMPGAVYREVKAGCRTSIDLGVKMGAESVLARNFIEIANQHLVR; encoded by the coding sequence ATGAGTGACCAGATCGAACTTCGGCATCTGCGGTACTTTCTGGTGGTCGCTGAGACGCTTCATTTCAGCAAGGCGGCGAGGCGCCTAGGGATGGCGCAGCCTCCGCTGAGCCAGCAGATCAAAAGGCTGGAGCAGATGCTTGGTCATGCGCTCTTTGAGCGGACGACACGCGGAGTGAAGTTGACGGCTGCTGGCCAGTTGCTGGCGAGACGTGCGCGAAGCACGATGGAGAAGGTGGACGAGGATCTTGCCCAGGTTCGCCGGCTGGGGCGCGGCGAAGAAGGAACGTTGACGGTGGGTTTCAGCGGCTCGGTGATGTTTACGGAGCTGCCCGCTGCTATTCAGAGTTTTCGGCGTCGTTATCCGAAGGTTGAGCTGCGTTTGCGCGAACTCGTGACGTCTGCGCAGATCGTTGCGCTCCTCAATGGCCAGATTGACCTTGCGTTTTTGCGAGATGGCGACCCGACTGAGGGGATTCGAATCACTACTTTGTCGAAAGAAAAGTATGTGGCTGTGTTGCCGGAGGGCCATCCGTTGACTCGGCGAAGTACTTTGAGCGTAAAGGCATTGGAGGGTGAACCGTTCATCATGTTCGCGCGGCGTATGGGACCGCTCGCCTACGATCGAACGATCGCGTGTTGCGAACGAAGCGGATTTCGTCCGAACATTGTTCAGGATGCGCCGCAATGGTTGACGCTTGTGCGTCTGGTGGCTGCCGGGCTTGGCGTGTCGCTGGCGCCAGCTTGTGTGGCGAGGGTTGCGATGCCGGGGGCGGTGTATCGAGAGGTGAAGGCTGGGTGCCGGACGTCGATCGATCTCGGCGTCAAGATGGGAGCGGAGAGTGTACTTGCGAGGAACTTCATCGAGATCGCGAATCAACATCTTGTACGTTGA
- the fliB gene encoding flagellin lysine-N-methylase, with amino-acid sequence MRPETQKIQPLYGSAFHCIGAECEDSCCHGMSVLVDKKTYEGYQEFPEENLGALVKEYVSILPVGATESLYARIKPNASGRCPFLSAERLCGVQKEFGSAHLSATCSTYPRALNSVENELEISLYLSCPQAARQVLLDADSTRAMGDASSANFRSDQFSRLATGEGSIHKPIRYFWEVRDLVVAMIQDRRRPLWQRLFLLGMLSKRLNEVTTAQEDDAVPEILGSYWEILESGTLRDKLEMVPAQPAAQLDVVLRLIDQRIRAGSCGQRFLECFDEFLQGIGYSAGSSSASDALNYVEAEAQYCAPFFAGHPHILENYLLNYVYRTLFPFGREASAHITPQGIFGECLLMVTQYALVYGLLVGMAGYRREAFGEEHVVKLVQSFSKTVEHSPSYLKEINQLIESRGLGDPQGIATLLKFS; translated from the coding sequence ATGAGGCCTGAGACGCAGAAGATTCAACCGCTTTACGGGAGTGCCTTTCACTGTATCGGGGCCGAGTGCGAGGACTCCTGCTGTCACGGCATGAGCGTTCTCGTGGACAAGAAGACTTACGAGGGATATCAAGAGTTTCCGGAGGAGAATCTGGGTGCGCTGGTGAAGGAGTATGTCTCGATTCTTCCTGTCGGCGCGACTGAATCTCTTTATGCGCGTATCAAGCCGAACGCATCGGGCCGATGCCCGTTTCTTTCTGCGGAGCGGCTCTGTGGGGTGCAGAAGGAGTTTGGCTCGGCACATCTTTCAGCGACGTGTTCGACTTATCCTCGCGCGCTGAACAGTGTGGAGAATGAGCTTGAGATTTCGTTGTATCTCTCGTGCCCGCAGGCAGCTCGGCAGGTTCTGCTCGATGCCGACTCGACGCGGGCGATGGGCGATGCTTCGTCGGCTAACTTTCGAAGTGACCAGTTTTCGCGGCTGGCTACCGGGGAGGGTTCGATTCATAAACCGATACGGTACTTCTGGGAGGTTCGGGATCTGGTTGTCGCCATGATTCAGGATCGTAGGCGACCGCTGTGGCAGCGGCTGTTTTTACTTGGGATGCTTTCGAAGCGGCTGAACGAAGTGACGACCGCGCAGGAGGACGATGCCGTGCCGGAGATACTCGGCAGCTACTGGGAGATATTAGAGAGTGGGACGCTGCGCGACAAGCTGGAGATGGTGCCGGCGCAGCCTGCGGCGCAGCTGGATGTGGTCCTTCGTTTGATTGATCAGAGGATTCGGGCGGGCTCATGCGGACAACGCTTTCTGGAGTGCTTCGACGAGTTTCTGCAGGGCATCGGGTACTCTGCGGGATCAAGTTCGGCGAGTGATGCTCTTAACTATGTGGAGGCGGAGGCGCAGTACTGTGCTCCTTTCTTTGCGGGGCATCCGCATATTTTGGAGAACTATCTACTGAACTATGTCTACCGGACGCTGTTTCCGTTTGGTCGCGAGGCGAGCGCTCATATCACTCCGCAGGGAATCTTTGGCGAGTGCCTGTTGATGGTGACGCAGTATGCGCTGGTCTACGGTCTGCTGGTCGGGATGGCGGGTTATCGGCGGGAGGCGTTCGGGGAGGAGCATGTCGTCAAGCTGGTGCAGTCTTTCTCGAAGACAGTGGAGCATAGTCCGAGCTACTTAAAGGAGATCAATCAATTGATAGAGAGCAGGGGGTTAGGGGATCCGCAGGGGATCGCGACGCTTTTGAAGTTTTCTTAG
- a CDS encoding tyrosine-type recombinase/integrase, giving the protein MCAGIKLPRALTPEKPHSEILRREQVVSLSKKLAEPYATLVLFLDATGTRIGEAIGLKASDIDAEGNVHICRRIYEGKADTPKTKNSNRKLPLGGTELLNRLRSLGQGYIFASREGTPVNPGNALKRYIRPAATELGITLSGWHAFRHSAATQMLRNRVSPKVAADILGHDVKMLLSTYHHPEMEDFRLPLQERAGGLLCDVM; this is encoded by the coding sequence GTGTGCGCTGGGATCAAACTGCCTCGTGCACTCACACCGGAAAAACCCCATAGCGAGATTCTTCGCCGTGAGCAAGTTGTGAGCTTGTCGAAAAAGCTGGCGGAACCATACGCTACGCTGGTTCTGTTTCTGGATGCAACAGGGACACGGATCGGTGAAGCAATCGGCCTAAAGGCTTCTGACATCGATGCTGAAGGGAACGTCCACATTTGCCGCCGCATCTACGAGGGCAAAGCGGACACACCGAAGACCAAGAACAGCAACAGAAAATTGCCGTTGGGCGGAACAGAATTGCTTAACAGACTTCGCTCACTCGGTCAGGGCTATATCTTTGCTTCGCGTGAGGGAACACCAGTCAATCCTGGCAACGCCCTTAAGCGCTACATCCGCCCGGCAGCTACAGAACTTGGCATCACGCTTAGCGGATGGCACGCTTTCCGGCATTCAGCAGCGACCCAGATGTTACGAAATCGGGTTTCTCCGAAAGTAGCAGCAGATATTTTGGGTCACGATGTGAAGATGCTCTTAAGCACTTACCACCACCCGGAGATGGAGGACTTTCGTCTCCCTCTGCAAGAACGGGCGGGTGGTTTGTTATGCGATGTTATGTAG